AGGGTTTCATGCCCGTTCCCATGGTTTTAAATACACCAGCCTTTTCACTTTTACCCGACAAATAACGGATGGTATTGTCCCACTTAAAAAAGGCATGAAAACGCACATCCTGGAGCTTCGGGAGGGATAAACCCAACAGGTCTGCTGTAGTCTTTTCCGGAAAGAAAAGCTGCTGTTCTGCTTTTTCCGGCACTCTTCCATCCCCCTTTTCAATAATTTCTTCCTCCACATTCTCAAACCGGAAAAATCCGCTGTCGGGAGTTCTGGCCCGCCTGGCTCGTTTCCCGTTGACATAAAGATCAAACAATTCTTTGGGACCGGAAAAGGATAGGCTGCAGATCTCTGTTGTAGTTTCCAGCTTCATTGACTTCGCCCCGCTTATCACAGGTTCGGCTCCCTGAACAGCTTGCCAGATGATCTCAATGTTTTTATTGCCACCAAAATCTTCATTGAAGGTCAGCGGCTTCTGAAGCGTATAGGTTCCATCATGCAACAACACCCTTAAAGTACCCTGCTTCATTTCAGAGAGCCGGTCCTTCAATTCATCCTGAGCTTTTCCCAGGGTCTTTAATGGTGCTTCCTCATTACCAGCACTGGAATCATCTCCATCCGGGGAAACATGAATCTCGTTTTCCGTTCCACAGGAGATAAAAAATACGGTAAGTACCAGCAAAATATATTCGCTTAGTCTCTTTAAGTGATAATCATTCATCGTAATATCATTTATGGTAGATATAAATTCTTGTACCAAAATAACAAAATTCTTTTATATCTTTATGAATTCAGGTCGTACAAAAATGTTTCTTAATATTGAAATCCCAGGAAAAGCCATAAAGTACTCATTTCAAAAGTTTAGTAATATGAAAAAACCTGTTTTATATTTCATCTTATTTTTAGCCTTTTTAGGCCCCATTTTCGTTTACGGACAGCAGCCGGAAATAAGAAAGATCTGGGACAAAGCTCCCCATAATGCCTTCACCGATCTGATACGGTACAAATCCTATTTTTACTGCACATTCCGGGAAGGTGAAAGCCACGTTCCCCATGATACAACAGAAAATGGAACCATTCATATCATTCGCTCTAAGGATGGAAACGAATGGAATTCCGTGGCCTCTTTAACAAGCGACAAATATGATCTTCGCGATCCGAAACTTTCCATAACTCCGGACAACAAGCTTATGGTGCTCATGGGAGGCTCGCATTACCGGAAAGGTGAAAATCTGGAGAAATTATCCCACGTTGCATTTTCGGGCAATGGTTCTGATTTTACCCAACCCAGACCGGTTGCCATAGAAGAATCCGTTCGCACGCAACACGACTGGATATGGAGAACCACATGGAGAAAAAACACAGGTTATGCTGTAGTTTACCAAACACGGCTACCGGACGATACCTGGCAAACGAGACTTCTGAAAACAAAAGATGGCCTTTCCTACCAACACGTTTGCGAACTCGATGTGGGTTCAAAACCAAATGAGGCTACCATCCGCTTCGACGGAGAACAGATGTTCGTATTGGTTCGTCGTGGCAATGGCGCCAACGGGATGCTGGGCAAAAGCCGGCCGCCTTATCAGGATTGGACCTGGCATGAACTGGGATTTCGCCTGGGAGGCCCCAATTTCCTTTTTCTGCCGGATGATAAGCTTTGTATTGGCAGCCGCCATTACAAAGATTCGGGAGCCCGAACAGCTCTTTTTGTAACAGACAGACAAGGTAACTTAAAGCAAACCATCGACCTGCCCAGCGGGGGAGATACAAGCTATCCGGGAATGTTGATCTTCAACAACAAACTCTGGGTATCCTATTACTCCAGTCATGAAGAAAAAACGGCCATTTACCTGGCCAAAATAAAAATGAACAATTTGTTGAAATAAATAAAGATCAGTATAATGGAAAAAAGACATTTTCCCTGCTTCATCAGTAAAAAATACATTTTCTTTCTATTTGCAATATTTTTTGTCTCTGTGGTAACCGCCCAGGAGAATCATCTAACAGGTGACTGGTATGCCAAAAAAGCCAATCAAACCCAGCAGGATGGCCAGACATTAACCCGCCACGACATCAACAGCCACAACTGGCTGAATGCAGTGGTCCCCGGAACAGTCCTCACCACCCTCCTGCACAATAACGAAATTCCGGATCCCTTTTATGCAACAAACAACGACTCGATACCCGACATTTATAATACAGGGGTGGATTACTACACCTATTGGTTCTATACTACTTTTGAAATCCCGAAATCAAAGGAATACTCAAATGTATGGCTCAATCTCCGGGGCATAAATTATTCCGCCGAAATATATCTGAACGGCCATAAAGTAAACCGTGATAGCATAAAAGGAATGTTTCTCCGCCATCGGCTGAACATCACTGATCTCACAAAGCGGGGCGAGAAGAACCGGCTGGCCATACTGGTCCATCCGCCCAATCCACCGGGAAAGGCCAATGGTGGTCAGGGGGGTGACGGTATCATAGCCAAAAATGTAACCATGCAGTTTACTGCCGGCTGGGACTGGATAAAACCCATCCGTGACCGGAATACCGGCATCTGGGACAAGATCTCCGTAACCACCAGCGGGCCGGTAACGCTTGAAGATCCGTATATTATAACGGATGTTCCCGGAAAACGGGAACCGGAAGAAGAACAGTACCCCGCTTATGTGAATGTTGCTGTTCAGGCACAAAATCATGGGGAAAAAGCGCTTTCAGGTTATTGCACTTATAAAGTGGGAGCTTATTCAGATACTATGTCCATCCAAATACCGGCAGGAAGCAAAAAACGAATCGAATTCGAAACCCTGGAAATTCAGGATCCAAAACTCTGGTGGCCCAACGGCATGGGAAAAGCCAACCTCTATCCGGTAGAAATACAATTTTTTAATAAAGACAGTCAAACTTCCGACAACAAAAACCTGAAAATCGGAATCCGGGATATTACCACAAAAATGGATACATCTTCAGGAGGACGTATGTTCAGGGTCAACGGCCAGAAACTTTTTATCCGGGGAGGCAACTGGATCGCTTCGGATGCCTTGCTTCGATTGTCTGCTGAACGTTATGAGCATGAAGTACGGATGCATGCAGAAGCCAATTTGAATACCATCCGCATCTGGGGCGGCTCCATTACTGAAAGGCCCGAATTTTATGAAGCCTGCGACAAGCACGGCATACTTGTATGGCAGGATTTATGGATAACAGGAGATTGCAACGGCAGATGGAGGGATCCGAAGAAAAAGGAAAACCGCAAACAAAGGCGTCAATATCCCGATAATCACCAGCTATTCCTTAAGTCAGCAAGGGATCAGATAAAGATGCTGCGCAACCATCCAAGCCTTTGTGTATGGATCGGTGGCAATGAATTTCCTCCCCCTCCCGGTATCAACGATTCATTGAAAAACAAAATCTTTCCTGATCTCGACAGAAAAAGGGAGTATTTCGAGTTGTCCACTTCAGAAAACCTTTCCCAGAACATATATCCCGGAACAGTTGGAGATGGTCCTTACGGCTACCAGGATCCGGAGATGTTTTTCAACAAAAGACACTATCCCCTTAATTCGGAGATTGGCTCTGTCGGGATGCCGGTCTATGAAACTCTTGAAAAAATCCTCTCTCCCGAACATATAAAAAATTTTCCCGGCACAAAAGATGAACCTGACAGAGAATGGCGCTACCATTGCTATATTGGTTACAGTACCGGTCGTTTTGATTACATCGATATTTATGGTACCCCCGAAACTGCAAAGGCATTCTGTGAACAGGCACAGATTGCCAATTATCTGCAATACCGTTCCCTTATAGAGGGCATGAATGCACAGATGTGGAACTGGTACACCGGGGTGCTGATATGGAAAACCCAGAATCCCTGGAGCTCACTGAGAGGTCAGCTCTACGACCATTCACTGGCACAAAACGGTGCTTTTTATGGTGTCAGGAAAGCAGCAGAACCATTGCATGCTCAAGTTAATTTGGGCGATAGAAGTGTAAAAGTCGTCAATACTACTGCCCACAACAAAGAAAATCTTACACTGGAAAGCAGTATTTATGACAGGTTGGGAAAGCAACATAAAAAAACAGTTCGAAGTATTTCCATCCCTTCCATGGATACCAAACGGCTATTCAAAGTCTATCCTCCATCTGATACCACCAAAGTGTTCTTTGTGAAGCTAAAGCTTTTAGAAAACAACAGAGAAATTTCCGAAAATTTCTACTGGCTCAGTGACAACCGCTATAACTTTAGGTATCTGAACCAATTGAAAGAGGTTCAGGTATCCCTGAGTGACGAAAGGCTAGATGATAGCACTATAAAAATCAACCTGAAAAATGAAAGCAGTACTCCTGCCCTTTGGAACCGGCTTCAGCTTCACGACTCCAAGAGCAATGAAAGGATTCTCCCCGCTTTTTATTCGGACAATTATTTTTCTTTGCTTCCGGGTGAGTCGAAAACAGTAACAATTGATCTCCCCGCGGGTGCTGAGAAAGAAACAGCGGATATGTCGGTTGAACTTTCCGGATTCAATACAGAAAACCGGAAAATTCAAATTATGGAATGAAACCCGCATCTAGGAACCTTTACAACAAGGAGATGATTAACATGCGGGTTCCATGGCAATACAAGCAGAGTGTATGAATTTAGCATGTAAATCAAATTGGAATTCAAAGCTTTAATAAACTGTTAACCGAATGAATAAAAAAACATTAGTTTTTATTATATTTGGAACCAAACAGATAAGAAATTCAAAGTCATGAAAACCCTAAAAACCCTTTATCGCCCAATTTTTCTCCTTTTCGCTTTACTCATATCCATTAATGTTTGGTCTTTACCCGAGAGTGAAGATCCACCTTTCATGCTGTGGTACAATCAGCCGGCAGCAGAATGGACAGAAGCCCTGCCGCTTGGTAACGGCAGACTTGGGGCCATGGTATATGGAACCATACAGCAGGAAAGGATACAACTAAACGAAGAAAGCCTGTGGGCAGGACAACCGGTAGATGCACATCCTCCTGAATTCAGGGAACATTTACCAGAGATACAGGAAGCGCTGCTGAATGACAATCCGGCGCGGGCCAAAAAGCTGATGCAGCAATACGGCACGCAACGCCCCACTTCTTTTCGCTCATACCAGCCGTTAGGAGACATCCTGCTGTCATTTGAAGGACTGAATGATACCAATAACTATCGTAGAGAACTCAATCTCAATACAGGCATTTCAAACGTAGCTTTTGATTCGGAGGGGCAGCATCATACCAGGGAAACTTTCATATCCGCAACGGACGATGTTCTGGTAATAAGGCTTCAGGCAGGAGATAGAGATAAGCTTAACCTGGATATTCACCTTACCCGCTCAAAAGATGCCCAGACGAAAGCCGCAGACAACAACACCCTTATATTTAAAGGTCAGATTATTGACAGGAAGCCCCCGGAAGGACCCGAACCCAACCCGGGCGGATCCGGTCCTGGTGGAAAACACATGCGGTTTGGCGGAGTCCTGAAGGCCTCGACAGAGGGCGGAAGCATTATTTCCAGGGACAGCACCTTACAAATTAAGGAGGCCAGCCAGGTAACCATTCTTTTTTCTGCTGCTACAGATTATGATTTAAGCACCATGAATTTTGACCGCACCACTGATCCGGTGGCTAAAGCCCGTGCAACAGTTAATAATGCCATGCAAAAACCTTACAGAGTGCTTCGCAGACACCATGTTGCAGAACACCGGGAGATGTTCGAAAGGGTGGACCTTAATCTGGGACAGAGCCAGCAAGACAACCTTCCTACAAACAAACGTCTTGAAGCCTTAAAAGAAGATAAAGCGGACCCTGCTTTGGTCGCTTTGATGTTTCAATACGGCAGATACCTGCTGATGAACAGCTCACGTTATCCTGCAAGATTGCCGGCAAATCTCCAGGGTGTATGGAATAAAGAAATGTGGGCTCCCTGGGAAGCAGATTATCACCTGAACATCAACCTGCAGATGAATTACTGGCCGCACAATCCCGGAAACCTGCCGGAGACGATCATTCCTTACCTCAATTTTGCCGAATCATTGGCAGAACATGGAAAAGAAACAGCCCGCAAAATGTACGGAGCAGATGGCTGGGTAGTCCATCATTGTACAAACGTTTTCGGCAGGACTACACCTTCGGGCTCTACGGAGGAATCCCAAATAAACAATGGATACTTTCCCGTGGCGGGAGCCTGGTTTTTGATGCCTCTGTGGCGACACTATGAATTCTATCGCGACAAGCAACTGCTGGAGGAAAGAATATATCCATTAATGAAAGGTTCGGCGGAATTCATACTCGACTTCCTGATAGAAAATGAGCAGGGACAACTGGTAACCGCCCCGTCCCACTCCCCGGAGAACCTTTATATCCATCCCGAAACGGGAGAACCTCAGCGGTTAACTGTGGCAGCCACTATGGATATCCAGATCATCCATACCCTCTTTTCCGCCTGCATTCAGGCAGCCGACATCCTTGGCAAAGATGCCGGATTGAAAGAAAAGCTCCGTACAGCCCGTGAGAAATTGCCGCCGGTTCAGATAGGGGACGATGGTACCATACAGGAGTGGATCAGGGATTATGAGGAAGAGAATCCGGGCCACCGCCATATTTCCCATCTCTTCGGATTATACCCGGGAACGACGATTCATCCGGGCAAACCAGAACTATTCAAAGCCGCGGAAAAAACAATTGAACGACGCCTGGCTCATGGCGGCGGCCATACCGGCTGGAGCCGGGCATGGATCATCAGCCTTTTTGCACGGCTGCAGGATGAGGAGAGGGCCCATGAAAATGCCCTGGCGTTGCTTAAAGAATCCACACTGACCAACCTGTTCGATACCCATCCGCCTTTCCAGATCGACGGAAACTTCGGATTTACTGCAGGCATTTCAGAAATGCTGATGCAAAGCCACAGGGATACCATTCGTATCCTCCCGGCCCTGCCCGATAAGTGGGAAAAGGGATATATCAGAGGGTTACAGGCCAGAGGAAATTTCCGTGTAGACATTCACTGGGACAATCATAAGCTGAGAAGAGTGGCCGTAACCTCCAAACAGGGCAATATGTGCACCCTACGGTATAGAGATTCCACCATAACATTCAATACCCGGGAAGGAAAAACCTATGTATTCGATAACAATCTACTTCCCATAGATGAAGATTAAAACTTTAATTGCGGTCTTAAAAGATTGAGATCAATGTGTTGCCACCATTATTTAAAATTAGGAGTTCCTTACTTTTTATTTTTAGAGCTCCTGTTTTGATCATTAAAATATTGGATCATTGGAATTTGTTTAGGATTTAGAATTTAGAATTTAGAATTTAGGATTTTGACATTTAGAATTTCCAGCTTATCTGGATTAGAGTTTGATATATTAAAGTCTGTCCTCAATTAACTATGAATCGCAAATATTATTTTTATTTTTGTTAAAAGATATTACTTCTGAATATGGATAAATCTAAATAAAACCATAAGCCCTATGAAATCATTCAATCCCTTAATGGATCTCTATGCTCAAAGCTCATGCAAAGGAATAAAAGCCAAATGGTTCATTTTAGGCCTGGGAGGGGCTGCCGTTGCAGGATTAACCGGCTGTGACACCTCCGAAGATGATAAGCCTGAACAGCCCAATATTATTTATATTATGGCTGACGATCATGCTTATCAAGCCTTAAGCTGTTACAGCGGAGAACTTATCCAAACTCCGAACCTGGACCAAATTGCAGAAGAAGGCGTTCAGTTTACCAACAGTTTTGTCACCAACTCCATCAGCGCCCCCAGCAGAGCTGTGCTGCTCACCGGCAAACACAGCCATCTGAACGGGGTTATCGACAACCGCGAACCCTTTGACAGCACCCAGGTGACCTTCCCGAAATTATTGAAGGATGCAGGCTATCAAACTGCAATGATCGGTAAATGGCATCTGAAAACCCAGCCCACAGGCTTCGACTTCTGGAAAGTATTGCCGGGGCAAGGAGACTATTACAACCCGGTATTCATAGAAAATGGCAAAAGAGTCAAAGAAGAAGGCCATTCTACCAATCTGATCACCAATTTTGGTCTCAACTGGCTTAAGCAAAGGGATAAAGACAAGCCTTTCAGCATGATGGTACATTTCAAAGCACCCCATCGAAACTGGATGCCTGACACAACAGAATTTGACAGATTCGATGATACGAAATTTCCCGTTCCATCTAACTTCTTTGACGATTACGAAGGAAGAAAAGCGGCTCAGGAACAAGAAATGAGCATATGGAAGGACATGCGGCTGGTATGGGATCTTAAGCTGTTGGATGACGAGGGAGAAATAGAAAACGGAAGAGGAGGTTTCAAGAGTAAAATAAACAGAATGAATCCTGCCCAGAGAAAGGCCTGGAATGAAGAATATGATCCCAGAATCAATGATTTCAAAAACGCAAACCTGGAAGGCAAAGAACTGGCCCGCTGGAAATATCAGAAATACCTTACCGATTATTTGCGGACTATTGCCGGAATAGACCGGAATGTAGGCAGAATTATGGAATACCTCAAAGAACAAGGCCTCGCTGAAAATACATTGATAATCTATGCTTCCGACCAGGGATTTTATCTGGGAGAACACGGTTGGTTCGACAAACGGTTCATGTATAACGAGTCCCTGCGAACCCCACTCATCATGAGACCCCCCAAAGGGTATACGGCACGGGGCGAAATTGATGAAATGGTACAGAATATAGACTATGCCCCTACCATGCTGGATATAGCAGGAGTAGAAATTCCTGAGGATATGCAGGGTCGCTCAATGGTTCCCCTGTTGAAAGGAAAAGATACTGAGTGGCGCGACAAGCTCTACTAT
The Bacteroidales bacterium DNA segment above includes these coding regions:
- a CDS encoding glycoside hydrolase family 95 protein, with translation MKTLKTLYRPIFLLFALLISINVWSLPESEDPPFMLWYNQPAAEWTEALPLGNGRLGAMVYGTIQQERIQLNEESLWAGQPVDAHPPEFREHLPEIQEALLNDNPARAKKLMQQYGTQRPTSFRSYQPLGDILLSFEGLNDTNNYRRELNLNTGISNVAFDSEGQHHTRETFISATDDVLVIRLQAGDRDKLNLDIHLTRSKDAQTKAADNNTLIFKGQIIDRKPPEGPEPNPGGSGPGGKHMRFGGVLKASTEGGSIISRDSTLQIKEASQVTILFSAATDYDLSTMNFDRTTDPVAKARATVNNAMQKPYRVLRRHHVAEHREMFERVDLNLGQSQQDNLPTNKRLEALKEDKADPALVALMFQYGRYLLMNSSRYPARLPANLQGVWNKEMWAPWEADYHLNINLQMNYWPHNPGNLPETIIPYLNFAESLAEHGKETARKMYGADGWVVHHCTNVFGRTTPSGSTEESQINNGYFPVAGAWFLMPLWRHYEFYRDKQLLEERIYPLMKGSAEFILDFLIENEQGQLVTAPSHSPENLYIHPETGEPQRLTVAATMDIQIIHTLFSACIQAADILGKDAGLKEKLRTAREKLPPVQIGDDGTIQEWIRDYEEENPGHRHISHLFGLYPGTTIHPGKPELFKAAEKTIERRLAHGGGHTGWSRAWIISLFARLQDEERAHENALALLKESTLTNLFDTHPPFQIDGNFGFTAGISEMLMQSHRDTIRILPALPDKWEKGYIRGLQARGNFRVDIHWDNHKLRRVAVTSKQGNMCTLRYRDSTITFNTREGKTYVFDNNLLPIDED
- a CDS encoding beta-glycosidase, which produces MEKRHFPCFISKKYIFFLFAIFFVSVVTAQENHLTGDWYAKKANQTQQDGQTLTRHDINSHNWLNAVVPGTVLTTLLHNNEIPDPFYATNNDSIPDIYNTGVDYYTYWFYTTFEIPKSKEYSNVWLNLRGINYSAEIYLNGHKVNRDSIKGMFLRHRLNITDLTKRGEKNRLAILVHPPNPPGKANGGQGGDGIIAKNVTMQFTAGWDWIKPIRDRNTGIWDKISVTTSGPVTLEDPYIITDVPGKREPEEEQYPAYVNVAVQAQNHGEKALSGYCTYKVGAYSDTMSIQIPAGSKKRIEFETLEIQDPKLWWPNGMGKANLYPVEIQFFNKDSQTSDNKNLKIGIRDITTKMDTSSGGRMFRVNGQKLFIRGGNWIASDALLRLSAERYEHEVRMHAEANLNTIRIWGGSITERPEFYEACDKHGILVWQDLWITGDCNGRWRDPKKKENRKQRRQYPDNHQLFLKSARDQIKMLRNHPSLCVWIGGNEFPPPPGINDSLKNKIFPDLDRKREYFELSTSENLSQNIYPGTVGDGPYGYQDPEMFFNKRHYPLNSEIGSVGMPVYETLEKILSPEHIKNFPGTKDEPDREWRYHCYIGYSTGRFDYIDIYGTPETAKAFCEQAQIANYLQYRSLIEGMNAQMWNWYTGVLIWKTQNPWSSLRGQLYDHSLAQNGAFYGVRKAAEPLHAQVNLGDRSVKVVNTTAHNKENLTLESSIYDRLGKQHKKTVRSISIPSMDTKRLFKVYPPSDTTKVFFVKLKLLENNREISENFYWLSDNRYNFRYLNQLKEVQVSLSDERLDDSTIKINLKNESSTPALWNRLQLHDSKSNERILPAFYSDNYFSLLPGESKTVTIDLPAGAEKETADMSVELSGFNTENRKIQIME
- a CDS encoding sulfatase translates to MDLYAQSSCKGIKAKWFILGLGGAAVAGLTGCDTSEDDKPEQPNIIYIMADDHAYQALSCYSGELIQTPNLDQIAEEGVQFTNSFVTNSISAPSRAVLLTGKHSHLNGVIDNREPFDSTQVTFPKLLKDAGYQTAMIGKWHLKTQPTGFDFWKVLPGQGDYYNPVFIENGKRVKEEGHSTNLITNFGLNWLKQRDKDKPFSMMVHFKAPHRNWMPDTTEFDRFDDTKFPVPSNFFDDYEGRKAAQEQEMSIWKDMRLVWDLKLLDDEGEIENGRGGFKSKINRMNPAQRKAWNEEYDPRINDFKNANLEGKELARWKYQKYLTDYLRTIAGIDRNVGRIMEYLKEQGLAENTLIIYASDQGFYLGEHGWFDKRFMYNESLRTPLIMRPPKGYTARGEIDEMVQNIDYAPTMLDIAGVEIPEDMQGRSMVPLLKGKDTEWRDKLYYHYYEYPGAHSVKRHYGIRTERYKLMHFYYDIDTWELYDLKKDPKEMNNLYGKEGYDEITRRLKEQLEELRDKYKVPEKDPYLPESE